TTTTCATTAAATATTAGTATATTATCTCTTtgtttatgattattttaattttctattttttgccACTTGTCACTTGTGTAAACTTCTACCATATGCTCCCTCACCTCTCTCTCCCTTCACCTTTCTCTTTATTTTTAGTCTGTTTAGGTCGACAATAAAAACCATTTTAATTTCCTTATGCTCTCTACTATTCTGATGGTAGATCATGGAATACAATCTCAAATATTGATAACAAAGTCATTCACACAATGGAATCTAGCAAGATAAAAAACAAGAGACAGTTCACTCAAATTCTCGAAAGTTCATTTTAAAAGTTGCTTTTGTTTATTAAAATAATGGTCAGATAATTAAATATTGGAAAAATATGAAGAAATTTTTACTTTCCTATTTACCATTGACTCTCTGCTGATTACGCCGCTTTGGATGGCTTAAAGAATATTTTAATTTGTGTGCACTGTAAACTTTTGTTGGATGCTTCTCGAATAGGTTGTATAGAAAAAAATAGTGCTTTTGAATGAACCAATCTTATGTTAGATGCTATTATAATAATAATCAGTTGAACAAAAAATTTTGTTCTGTGCATTACTGCCTTAAATTTTCCCATCTTTGATGGATCCATCACAAACATGAAAGACTATTTTCACCAAGCTATTCATTCAAGGCCCATCACTACAAACAAGATAATTTAGAATTTTAATAAATCTATACTTGTATGTGGACACTGGTGCACATTATATGGAATGAATACACCGAAAACCACATAATGATGAGATATTCTGCAATTTGATCTCATAAATCAAATTGTATGACACAAGATCTGCTTTTGCCAGTTCAGTTACCTTATACAATAGATATGCACACTAGAAAATTATCCACAAACAGTTTATAACCATGTTTTAAAGAGTTTGTTTGTAAAATCTAGCTGTTATATCATCTATCATCTGCTTCAGTCCTTGGCTTGGATTTTCTCTTCTCTTTACCTTATACCTTGTGAAGAACTCTTTGTTCTCCTTTTCCAATTCATTCCACACTACAATCAATCAAACAACAAACTGAGAACCCTAATCAAGTCACCCTATGAACAACGCTGATTGTTGAAGTCACATCATAAGTAAACAGAATAGATCAATCAATATAAGCTTCAATTCAATTCACTCAATCAAACGGAGACTAATTACTCACAAAATAATACAAAACCTTAAAAAAATAATCACATTATACCTGTAATAGTTATGGTGGGTTGAATATTGGCGTGCTTAGAAAGTGTCTCTGAACATTCCTGTTGATCCATGTTAAACAGCAAACACTTCTCAATCAAGTGCTGAACCTGCACAAATACAAATACCCACAACAAAATAAAACAACCCAAAAGAGTTTTTCTATACTTTACTGAATAATTTCAAACAATGTCTATAATCCAAAAGTAAAAGATGGTTTCAAtggtttaccaaatgaatatatGAAGACGATGATGAAGAGGAATCTACAGGCGCCTGCATATTAAGGTCTCTTACAGATCTAAAGCTTCTGCAAATTTAATTCTTTGGTTGAATTGTGGCATAAAGAAAACAGCTTTATAGACGAAATCTGCATGAAAATGACGGTAAGCAGGAAGACTAGTGGAGAAGGAGAGGGTTGATATTATTCGACGCCCCACGTGGGAAGCGCATTTCAATTGGCTGCTGCAAGATAAAATCACTAATTTAATTCGTTAATCTTATGAAAAATTCTCCGGGGCGGCTGTGTCACGTGGCCTGTGGGTCTGCGCACTAGTAGTGCGCCACGTGTATTCCACTATCCAACATAAAATTTGGACTTGACACGCGTCGGAGGGAGTATGCCAAATTATGGGGTTTTATGGAGGGGTTTCTTAAACAGTAGAGATGGAGATGATgaaattttttaggaaaattttaaagCTTGTGGTCTCATGAATTTTTGTAGTGTAGTATAGCTTTAAAATTTAAGTTGGGAAATTTAAGAAAGCTGGTGATCTCATGAATATAATATCTTTATGTATATAataaaaacaagtaaaaataattcaaatttatagACCTCGGGCAGgggcttctttttttttttttaaatattccaaATAATCTGCAGCACAAATTATTTTTATTCATCGAACCACCTCTTTCTTAAAACTAGAGCTCcatcaattcaaaaatcaagagtGACAGTTTTTACAAAATGGCTTATGATAAATTTTGCCTAGATTTGTTAGGACTCAAACTCAAGACTGCACATTTACTGCTAGGCTATTTTATAAATCTCCAATGGCGTTAATAATTTATCTAGATAATTTGTATACCTTGAGTGCATGAACTTTTGTTGCGTAAGCGAATGggaaagaatgaacatgaacagCTTCTGCAAAGCAAAAATGTCATTTGCCAGCTTTGACATATTGGTAGAAAAGGAATCGATCTAGTTTTCTTGAGGATGGCTCATCATGGTGGTATAAACTTATAGGTTGGAGATTTTAGAAAGGTGATGAAGATGAGCAGTTGGACTAGATTTGGCGTCATTTGAACATCGTTTTGTATCTTGAGTATATGCGAATCAATGGTAAAACCAACAATAAATAGTCCAACTTAGATCTCGTTCTATGTCAATTAAACATAAAATTTTGCTTATGTTTATTAAGTGCAAGATTTTAAACAACAAACATAGAAGTTCGATGAAAGGCTTTACACATATTATATCTAGTGGACTTGTTTGTTCTTTGGTTTGAACTTAATGTACGAGAAACGTTGACATACTCATTTTTTTTTTAAGGTCAAAAACTCAAAGATAGGAGAATatctattctatatatatatataaaagaatttGGAGGCTTAGCTAAtgaggtaataaaaaataaataaatactagtTATGTTTTATGTAATAATTATAGTGTAATAGATATTTAAAAATTGTCTAAAATATAATTTTTGACAATAAAGAAGCAATGATGAGGTCCCTTATCACTTCCGTTTTCTATGTCTAAAATCATTTGATAACATGGTTCCAATT
The nucleotide sequence above comes from Cryptomeria japonica chromosome 11, Sugi_1.0, whole genome shotgun sequence. Encoded proteins:
- the LOC131068838 gene encoding uncharacterized protein LOC131068838 → MQAPVDSSSSSSSYIHLVQHLIEKCLLFNMDQQECSETLSKHANIQPTITITVWNELEKENKEFFTRYKVKRRENPSQGLKQMIDDITARFYKQTL